Genomic window (Shewanella psychropiezotolerans):
TTGTTGACCTTTCTCTTTGGTTAATCTTTGGGTACTTAGGGTGCCACTGGCCATAAATTCTACCTGCCTTAATAGATCTGCGCTGCATCTCTATTGAAACCACTGCGTGGTATCGTTTGGATGTTTATACGTATAGACGTCTATACTAAACCAGACACGTATCTGTGTCGAGTTGCCATATTGTGTGTTCTATCACCTTGTATATTGACTTATTTGTGAATGAATTTTCCACTCTTTTAAGGTCTGAACTATGCTTTAAGCAGGCTCTTTACTGGAGAAATGTGGTGTGGAGGAAAAATAATAATCAAGCAGCCTTCAGACTGTTGGCTCTAATTATGTGGTTTTTTATTGTCTCATGGCCAGTCGCCAGCAACATAGCATTCAGCCTATCTAGTATGTTACTGAGTATCACTTTGATTTGGCTGTCTTTAATTCTATTTTTATATGCTTTGACTAAGTAGGTTAGTCGATGATGTGTAGACATGCATTGGAGCCCAATTTACCTCTCCAGCCTCTCGCTGAGACGGTAAAAGTTGTGCTTTGTGCTCTGTATCCTCAAATTCCTCATGACAGAGAGTTTTATGTAAAATCCAAGGTGGTGAGATGATTAGCGCTACGAGTTTGCTGCTGATCATATTAGCTTATGTAGGCTTTCTATATATGATTGCTGCCTGGGCTGAAGCTGGTAGCGAACTAGCTCAAAAGATCACCACCAGCGCCGCAGTTTACGCCCTGTCCTTAGCCATATATTGTACCAGTTGGACTTTCTTCGGCAGTGTCGGTATCGCCACTCGCTCTAGCATCTTGATGTTGACTATCTATCTGGGCCCGACGCTCTTGATGATCGTTATCTGGCCCTTGATGCAAAGAATATTGCTGATTAAGCAGATATACAGGGTGACCAGTATCGCTGACTTCCTCTCTGCCAGATATAATCGCAGTGTGTCGCTGGCGGGACTCGCGGCCTTAGTGGCCATGATAGGCATAGTGCCTTATTTAGCCCTGCAGCTTAAGGCGATAAATACGTCTATCGACTTGCTTCTGGCGGTGCAAGTCGGGACTAAGCTCACTATAGCCTGGTTGGTTTGGCTGGGCGTCGCCCTGTTTACCATAGTGTTTGGTATCCGCCATCTGGACCCCACTGAGCGTCACCCAGGCATGATGTTGGCGTTGGCGGTAGAAGGTGTGGTTAAGCTGGCAGCCATGTTGACCGTCGGGGTATTTGTCTGTTTCGTGATGTTCGACTCTCCCCTGGATATCTTTGCTCAATTGGAACAGAAGATGCCTGAGGCTGCGGCTAATATGTCGTCGAAACCCGCATTTGTCACTTGGTTTAGTTACCTCATATTAGCGGGAACAGCCTTCATGCTACTTCCACGGCAGTTCCATGTGATGGTGGTGGAGAACCCGGACCCTAATCATGTTAAAAAAGTCCAGTGGTGGCTGCCTGTCTATCTCATCTTGATGACCTTGTTTGTCACGCCTATTGCGGCGGCGGGCTTGCTACTGTTGGGGCCCGAAACAGCCGATAGCTATATGTTGTCTATTCCCATGTTAGCCGGGCAAGAGCTATTGACTATCTTCGTGTTCATTGGTGGTTTCTCAGCCTCTATGGCCATGCTTATGGTGTCGGGAATGACTCTATCGACCATGTTCAGTAACCACTTGGTTTTACCTCTCATTCAGTGGTTCAGACCGGATAGTCGCTTGAAGAAGTATTTACTGCAATCTCGCTGGTTGGCGGTTTTTATCGTGCTTGGGGCCGGGCAGATGTTTTACCTCTATCTGGGCGAGTCCTACATGTTGGTTAACATGGGGATGATCTCATTTTGCGCCGTGTTACAGTTTCTGCCCTTGGTTATTGCCGGTTTATATTGGCCTCAGGTCACAACGAAAGGCGCATTTTCGGGCCTGTGCGCTGGCTTTGGCATCTGGGCTTATTGTTTGCTTTTACCTGCAATCATGAAAAGTGGTTGGATCAATGCCGATATTTTGTTAACGGGTCCCTTCGGCATAGGTTGGCTGCATCCCGAGCATCTATTGGGCACCGAAATGCACAAGATCAGTCATGGCGCTTTCTGGTCCATGGCGGCAAACATCTCGGCGCTGGTATTGGGCAGTCTGTACTCTAAGATGTCCGGGGAAGAGAAGCGTTACAATGCCGAGTTTATGGATGTGATGGCTGAGCGTGTGGCTGAAGATGAAGCCATCATGGATACCTTGCCCAGAAATATCGAGCTTGATCCTAAGCTTAAATTACTCAAAGGTATATTCAGCCAGTATCTGACTCCTGAATATGCCGAGATGAAACTGGCAGCCTGTCTGATCGAGGCTGAACTCAATGAGGCTAGTCTGATCAATGTGCAGGAACTGGCAAATCTGGAGCGAACCACTGAGAGGCAGTTGAGTGGTATCACTGGGGCAGCGGTGGCCCACATGGTGGTGACTCAGTCTAACCTTTATTCCGAGCAAGAGATCCGCACCTTAGAGCGTTATTACGGTCAGTTATTGGCACAGTTGAAAATAAGTCCGGCTCAGTTAAGGCAACAACTTAACTACTCGAAAGAGAAAGAGTTGTTGGCTAAGCGATACTCAGAGCAGATGCAGGGTATAGTCGATGACAGAACCCGCGAGCTACAAGAGACCTTAGATAAACTCAAGAGCGCTCAGGCCCATTTGGTTGAAACCGAGAAGCAGGCATCATTAGGTAAAATGGTCGCGGGAATAGCCCATGAGATCAATACGCCAATCGGTGTCTGTGTCACCGCGGCATCTCACCTACATGATGAGGTCGTTGGACTGAAGAAGATGTTTGCCGCCGGGGAGCTGAGTGAAGAGGAGTTTCAAGGCTTTATGCTAACCTGCACCGAGTCGATGGATATCATTCTTAAGAACAATGCTCGGGCATCTAAGTTGATCCAGAGCTTTAAACGGGTCGCTGTGGATCAATCCAGTGAGCAGGTTAGAGAGTTTGGCCTTAAAGAATATCTCGGCGAGATCTTAATGTCGCTGCGTCCAACATTGAAAAAAGAGCCTCATAAAATACAGGTTATATGTCCAGATAAGCTTATCTGTAATACCTATCCTGGGGTTATTTCGCAGGTGGTGACTAACCTGATAATGAATAGCTTACTGCATGCCTTTAAGCCTGAACAGGTCGGTAAGGTCACCATAGAAGTGACTGGCAGTGAGGGGAACATATTAATGAATTACAGCGATGATGGTGTCGGCTTAGATGAAGATGGCGAGAAGAATCTATTTGATCCCTTCTATACCACTAAGCGTAATCAGGGAGGCAGTGGACTGGGCACACATCTGGTGTATAACTTGGTGACCCAGAAACTCAAGGGGGAAGTTGACGTCGAAACATCGCCAGGTAAGGGACTCTGTTACCATATACGTTTCCCGCAAAATATTGAGAGTTAGACTTATACTGGGAACAAGAGGATAGGAGTTAGAATCTAGATTCTAGGAAGTAGCACTAGAAATAGAAACGGGAAACCAGCAAAGGAGAAAATATGTCTGAAGGAGCTCAAGGTGACAGCAAGAGCTGCATTGAGAATAAGGCTGAGCGTACCACTGTCTTTTATCTTCTCCGTCATGGTGAATGCGAAGGCGGTGATATACTCAGGGGCATACAGATGTCGCCGTGAGTCAAGCGGGGCGAGCATCGATGACAGCTGCCATTGAACGTCTCGTTGAGCGTCACGATGTGGAGTTTGACCAACTATTCTCATCCCCCCTGCGTCGCTGCAGTGAGTTTGCACTCAACCTCTATCTGAAAAATGGAGTGCCATTAAAACTGGAGGACGGTTTAAAGGAGGTTAATTTTGGTGATTGGGATGGCGAGACCTTAGAGAGTTTGTATCAGAACTCCGCTCAGATGATAGAAAGCTATTGGAAGAATCCCTGGGCCGTGACACCACCTAATGGTGAGAGCATGCTTGAGTTTGAATTCAGAATCGATGCCCTTTGGCAATCTATTTTGCAGCAATATTCGGGACAAACCTTACTCTTGATCACTCACGCTGGAGTGATGAGACACTTGATGGCCAATGCCCTTGGTGTGAGTGGGGTGGCCGGTTTTTACACTCAGCTGTCATTAGCTTATGCTTCTGTGGTCAAGATATCTGTGTTCACCTCTCCTCAGGGCCACTTCACTAAGCTGCATTGGGGCGATGACTAATCGCTTTTTACTCTGTCTCTATGACTTATCTGAGTATGTCTTAGTATGAATCAACGCGATCACTTCACAGGTACAATTTGCCAATACAAGTAAAATCGGCATAATAGCGCCCATTAGAGCTTGTTATGTAAATTATCTATTTAGTACTTTATTTAATTTTTTATTCTTTTTAGTTTCTAAGAGGAAGGTTTCAAGTTCGCAAAATGAGGTGTTGAGAGCTAATCTGGCCGTTTAATCAAGTGTGCCCATTTTATTGCTAACTCAAACTTAAAAGGGAATTGGGACGATAGCTCCTAGCTTATGTCTTTAGCTTATGTCTTTAGCTTATGTTTATAGCATTAGCAGCATTAGCTATCAGCTTTAGAAGCCCAAACTGTGCCCGCAACTGTGAGTGATTTTTAAAAACGTTCCTAGAATCTAGAATCTAGTACCTAGGAACTAGAATCTTGTTTTTAATCACCAGTCAGGATACCTGCCTCATTTTGTCGCGATAATACTCGAGCGGGTAACTCGGGGGAGTCATAGATGTCATTAGTTTCAGGCTCAACGTCACAGAACACACCTGAGCTCGCCTTGGATGTGCGCGAGCTTAGCTGGCAAGTCGAGTCACGCTCGATTCTGTCGCAGGTAAGCTTCTCCATAAGGCGCGGTGAGATGCTCGGCATTATCGGGCCTAACGGTGCGGGAAAGTCGACCTTGCTTCGCTGCATCTATCGATATATCAAGCCTGATAGTGGCCGAATCCAGCTGTTTGGCCAAGAGATAACTTGTCTCTCCTCTAAGGCCTTCGCCAGAGAGGTGGCAGTAGTACTGCAAGATACCCCTCATCACTTCGAGTTGACCACGGCGCAATTGGTGGCTATCGGTTTGACGCCCCATAAAGGCCCGTTCGAATTCACTAATTCTGCCGATCGGGTCTTGATATCCGATGCGCTGGAAAAAGTTGGTTTAACCCATAAGGCTAAGCAGAGTTATGAATATCTCTCTGGCGGTGAAAAGCAAAGAGCCTTGATAGCGCGTGCCATAGTGCAGCAGCCTAAACTTCTTATTCTCGATGAGCCGACCAATCATTTAGATATCCATTATCAGATCCAGATCATGGAGCTGTTGCGCTCAATCGGGATCACTGTGATCACCTCTATTCACGATCTTAATCTCGCTAGCGCCATGTGCGACAAATTACTTCTGCTGGAAGAGGGAAAGTGTATTTCTTACGGTTCGCCTAAACAGGTGCTCACAGAGCAGGCCATAGGCGAGGTCTTCGGTGTCTGTTCCCATGTCGCGCCTCATCCTCAACATGGAAATCCACAGATCTGTTACTACTATGGTTATGAGACGAGTTACGACAAGGGTTACGAGCCAGGACATAAGAATAGCTATGAGAAGGGCCGTGAGAAGAGTCAGGGTAATAAAAGTGGCCCGGTTTCTCTCGAGGACGTAGCCCATGACTAGAAGTGTCAAACTCCCAGCAGGAATTGGAATGGCGGAAACTGATTCAGTTGCAGTGAAAACCAGAGAAATGAAAACTGGTGAAGTCGATTTGGTTAAGCATGAGCTGTTTGCTCATAAATGGATTTTATTCTCCCTGAGCTTATTATCTCTGCTGAGTCTGATGTTTGCCGCGAGTTTTGGTGCCGCAAATATCTCGTTTATGGACACCTTAGATGTGGTCTTGCATCAGTTGTTCGGGATTGGCGACGTTGCTAGCATCACCCAGCGCATAGTGATGGAACTGAGATTTCCTAGAGTCATATTGGCATTTATTGCTGGAGCTGGTCTCTCTATCGCAGGTAGTGTGCTGCAAACTGTCACACGCAACCCACTGGCGGACCCTTATCTGTTCGGTATCTCTTCTGGGGCATCTTTTGGTGCTGTTATTGTGCTAACACTATTTACCGGCTCAGGGCTGCTCGCCGGCTCTGGTCTGTTTGAACAGTTTAGCTGGATGACATTGCCTCTGGGGGCCTTTATGGGGGCCGGCTTGTCGGTTGCTATGGTACTGGCTCTGTGTGGCCGACACATGAGCAGCCAGATAGAGCGCATGTTGCTCTCGGGCGTGGCGATATCATTTATGTTCGGCGCACTAACTAGCTTGTTGCTCTACTTTTCAGACCCTCAGGCGGCCGCATCAGTGCTGTTTTGGAGTCTAGGGAGCTTCTCGAAAGCCAGCTGGAGTGGGTTAATCGCGCCTTTTGTGATTGTCACTGGCTGTACAGGTATCATCTTACTGTTTAAGAGACAGATAATGGCCATGCGGGCAGGTGATGAAACGGCCCATACTTTAGGTATAAACGTGAGTCGATTGCGGCTGCAAATGCTGCTGCTCTGTTCCATCATCACCGCGATTCTCGTTGCCAATTGTGGCGGCATAGGTTTTGTTGGTTTAATGGTGCCCCATACCGTAAGAATGCTGTTTCCCGGTCATTTCCCCCTCATTACCACTGCCTTAGTCGGTGGGGTATTTATGGTGTGGGTAGATGTCTTAGCAAGGACCATGTTGAGCCATCAGGAACTGCCCGTAGGCATAATCACAGCTGTGATAGGCAGCATCTTCTTCTTAGGGATCTTAAGTCGAAGGAAGTGAACCTCCTCTAGGTAGGAGCGGCTTTAGCCGCGAAGCTGTCTTTGCTTTTAAAAAATAATGAATAACGAAAATAAACAGGGTGTAGATAATGTTTGATATTAGTCCAGTGAGCCATGAGTTCGATGAAGAGATCCAGTATAAGATCGATAATAAGACCAAACCATTAGGTGCTCTGGGTGAACTGGAAAATATAGCCATGCAACTGGCGCGAATTTTAGATAAGGATAAGCCTGAAATCATCAAGCCTAAACTGCTGGTTTTTGCCGCTGACCATGGCATAGCAGCATCCGGAGTGTCGATAGCGCCCAGTGATGTGACCACTCAAATGGTGATGAATTTTATCAAAGGCGGCGCTGCAATCAATGTCTTCTGTCGCCAAGTTGGCTTCGAACTAGAGGTGATCGACTGCGGAATACTACAACCACTCGAAGGTGTTGAAGGTATTATCGAACAGAGATTAGGTGCGGGAACAAACCCAATTCATAAACAGCCAGCTATGACTTTAGGTGCGGTAAAGCAAGGCTTCGAGATGGCCCGTAACCGAATCGAATATCATCACCAGCAAGGGACAAATTTAATCGCCTTAGGTGAGATGGGCATAGGCAATACCTCATCGGCGGCGGCTATCATGGCCACCATCATGAATATGGAGGGGCCGAATGTGTCGGCCGCGGCACAGGTATAGACGCTGCGACCCTGAAGAGAAAGCAGCTTTTGGTTGAGCAAGCCCTGCATCTTCATGGGCCTGAATTGACCAGTCCTATGAATATTCTGGCCTGTTTAGGTGGTTTTGAGATTGTGCAGATAACAGGAGCCATGTTAGCCGCAGCGGAAAGGAAAATGTTAGTCGTGGTCGATGGGTTCATCGCTACAGCGGCTGCTATGGTTGCGGTGCAGATCAATGAAAATGTTCGTGACTATATGATCTTCGGCCATCAATCCGATGAGCGGGGACACTGCTTGATGATGGAGCACCTTCAGGCCAGACCTTTATTGACATTAAGCATGAGGTTAGGTGAAGGAACCGGTGCAGCATTGGCTTTACCTATGATCCAGGCCGCTGCTGGTTTCTACAATGAGATGGCCAGCTTCAGCGATGCAGGAATAGAGATTTAAAAACAAGGTTTCAGTTCCTAGGTTCTAGGGCCTAGGAACTTCTTTAAAGGATTATTTATGGACGTGTTACGCAGAGAACTAACGCTGTTTTTTATTGCTATGGGCTTCTTTACCCGCATTCCAATGCCGACTTGGGTCAAAGTCGATGCCGATAATCTCAATAAGGCCAGCAGGTATTTTGGTTTGGTTGGGATACTCGTTGGTGCTATCTCGGCACTGGTCTATGAGCTCAGCCTGACTGTTCTGCCAACATCTATCAGCATCATCTTAGCTATGATCGCTGGTGTGGCAGTGACAGGGGCCTTTCATGAAGATGGTCTGGCAGATACCGCCGATGGTTTTGGTGGCGGTTGGGCGGTTGCCGATAAACTGAAAATAATGAAAGACTCTCGTATCGGTACCTATGGCGCGGTAACCCTGCTGTTGTCCATGATATTAAAGTACATGTTGCTGTTGGAGCTGGCGTTATATGATCCTGAACTTGTCATTGTGGCGCTGATTCTGGGTCATTGCCTCAGCCGGGTGTTAGCCGCGAGTATTATCTTTACCGACATATATGTCAGTGATGCTTATGCTAGCGCTACTAGTGTTAGTGAAGAGAAGGGCAGCAAGAGCAAGCCATTGGCCGAAAGCCAAACCACCAATGAACTCGCTATTTTGCTGGTCACAGGTGTTCTGGCTTTATGGCTTAGTGGTCTGGGGTCAGCCATACTGATAGCAGTAAGTTTATTCCTAGCTCGCTGGTTATTAGTGACTGTTTTTCGAAGACAGATAGGCGGTTATACCGGTGACACTTTAGGCGCTGCTCAACAAGTCTCCGAGCTAGTATTTTATATACTCTTATTAGCTAGCCTAGCATGATAGAACCAGCTTTCGGTGATGTGTTCGTTAGCTGTTTAAGAGCTATTATGAGAGCTAAGAGCATCTCAGGAGGTATAACATGATTCATCTGGTACTCGGTGGGGCCCGTAGCGGTAAGACGGGTTATGCTGCCATGGCGGCAAAGACATGCAGCGAAAATGGTTATCAGTGCGTCTACATTGCCACGGCTCAGGCCTTAGATGACGAGATGAATGACAGAATTACTCGTCATAAAGCTGACCGAGAGGCTGATAGCTTGGATTGGATAACCGTCGAGACACCGTTAAATCTGGTGGAAACCCTGAGTGAATATGCCAGGAAGGATAGGGTACTCATGGTCGACTGTTTGACACTCTGGTTAACCAATCACTTGATGCTCGAAGACTCTCCGACGGTATTTACCGATTGCGATCGCAAGTGGAACGCCGAGAAGCAAGCTTTACTCTCGGCATTAACCGAATTACCCGGTGAGATCTATCTGGTCAGCAATGAAGTTGGCTGCGGCATTGTGCCCTTGGGAGAGATTAATCGCCGCTTCGTCGATGAGGCGGGTTGGCTGCATCAAGATATAGCGGCTATTGCGGATACAGTGACTAAAGTGACAGCTGGTTTACCCATGAGATTGAAGGGGTAGAAGCTAAGAAAGCTATAAGGGAAAGTTGAAGGCATTCTTCACTCTTCACTCTTCACTCCGGCATGCTTATGGCCGGAATCCAATCTATTAGCCAGTAGATTAAAATAAAGCAAACAAGGTTAGGGGTTAAGAAGGCTTGTATCCTTCATGTCTCTCAGTATTTATGGCTTCTAAAAACCTTACAGCCTGCGGCTTCATACTAAATAAAAAGAACAAGATGAATTCTAATAACACGATCGATTCAAAGATGGGCTCAGCCCGTGTGCTTATGGTGCAGGGAACCACTTCCGATGCAGGTAAGAGCACCTTAGTCGCTGGCCTGTGTCGCTTATTTGCCCGCAAGGGGAGGCGCGTTGCCCCGTTTAAACCACAGAATATGGCACTCAACAGTGCGGTAACGGCCGATGGTGGTGAGATTGGCCGTGCTCAGGCATTACAAGCGGTGGCCTGTGGTTTACCCCTGCACACAGATTTTAATCCCATCTTGCTTAAACCTAGCTCAGATACCGGTGCTCAGGTCATAGTTCAAGGCCAGGCACTGGACCAGATGGAGGCTAAGACCTTCTTCGGTCTGCATAAAGGTCAGGGTGATGGAAGTGGAGGCGAGTACCTGCCCGGTTATCGGGTCAAAGCCATGTCTGCCGTGTTGGATTCGTTTTCGCGTTTAACCCATGCCTATGAGCTGGTGATGGTAGAAGGGGCGGGTAGTCCGGCTGAGATCAACCTGCGCGAAGGTGATATCGCCAACATGGGGTTCGCCGAAGCGGTAGATTGTCCCGTGATCATCATTGCCGATATCGATAAAGGTGGTGTATTCGCCCATCTGGTGGGCACCTTAGCATTATTATCTGATACCGAGCAGGCCAGAGTCAAAGGCTTCGTTATCAACCGTTTTCGCGGCGATATAGCCCTGCTGCAATCGGGATTAGACTGGCTAGAAACGTACACCAATAAGCCTGTTCTGGGTGTGCTGCCCTATCTGCACGATCTGCATCTGGACGCCGAGGATGCGCTGACACCAGCACCCAATAAATCGACTCAGACCAGGCTCAAGGTCTTGGTGCTCGTCTTCCCGCGGATCAGTAATCATACCGATTTCGATCCTCTGCGGCTCAATCCCCATGTTGAATTTAACTATGTATCCCTGCAGATCCAAGCCGAGAGTCAATCTGAGTTTGGTGTGTTACCACCAGCGGATCTCATCATAGTGCCCGGCAGTAAAAATGTCCGTGCCGATCTGGAATTCCTAAGGAATCAAGGTTGGGACATAGGGATCAAGAAGCACCTGAGATACGGCGGCAAGCTGCTGGGGATTTGTGGTGGCTATCAGATGTTAGGCCTGCTTATCGATGATCCTAGCGGTGTCGAAGGCGAGCCCGGTGAAAGCGAAGGACTCGGGCTATTGTCTCTGGTCACTGAGCTAAAACCGCAAAAAGTCCTACGTCAGGTGACAGGTAAGCTTTCGTTACTCGGTGAGCTGACCGAGGTGAAAGGCTATGAGATCCATTGTGGCCAATCCCTGTTACTCAAAACTCAAGCCGAGGGCCAACTTCAGCCCCTGAGCTTATCTCCGGTGGAGTCAAAAGTTGAAGGTGCGTCTGCTGCAGGCTCGTTCAGTGACGGTTTACTCTCAGAAGATAGCCAAGTGTTAGGCACTTACTTGCACGGCCTGTTCGACTCACCGGATGCCTGCGCGCTATTACTTAAGTGGGCCGGTATGTCGGATGCAGAACCTGTCGACATAGATGCTATTCGTGATCAGCAGTTGAATCGTTTTGCCGATCAGTTAGAGAAAGATTTAGATATGGATAAATTAGAGCTGATCCTAAGAACTACCACCTAGGAATTAG
Coding sequences:
- a CDS encoding adenosylcobinamide-GDP ribazoletransferase, with the protein product MDVLRRELTLFFIAMGFFTRIPMPTWVKVDADNLNKASRYFGLVGILVGAISALVYELSLTVLPTSISIILAMIAGVAVTGAFHEDGLADTADGFGGGWAVADKLKIMKDSRIGTYGAVTLLLSMILKYMLLLELALYDPELVIVALILGHCLSRVLAASIIFTDIYVSDAYASATSVSEEKGSKSKPLAESQTTNELAILLVTGVLALWLSGLGSAILIAVSLFLARWLLVTVFRRQIGGYTGDTLGAAQQVSELVFYILLLASLA
- a CDS encoding ABC transporter ATP-binding protein encodes the protein MSLVSGSTSQNTPELALDVRELSWQVESRSILSQVSFSIRRGEMLGIIGPNGAGKSTLLRCIYRYIKPDSGRIQLFGQEITCLSSKAFAREVAVVLQDTPHHFELTTAQLVAIGLTPHKGPFEFTNSADRVLISDALEKVGLTHKAKQSYEYLSGGEKQRALIARAIVQQPKLLILDEPTNHLDIHYQIQIMELLRSIGITVITSIHDLNLASAMCDKLLLLEEGKCISYGSPKQVLTEQAIGEVFGVCSHVAPHPQHGNPQICYYYGYETSYDKGYEPGHKNSYEKGREKSQGNKSGPVSLEDVAHD
- a CDS encoding histidine phosphatase family protein — encoded protein: MTAAIERLVERHDVEFDQLFSSPLRRCSEFALNLYLKNGVPLKLEDGLKEVNFGDWDGETLESLYQNSAQMIESYWKNPWAVTPPNGESMLEFEFRIDALWQSILQQYSGQTLLLITHAGVMRHLMANALGVSGVAGFYTQLSLAYASVVKISVFTSPQGHFTKLHWGDD
- the cobU gene encoding bifunctional adenosylcobinamide kinase/adenosylcobinamide-phosphate guanylyltransferase, translating into MIHLVLGGARSGKTGYAAMAAKTCSENGYQCVYIATAQALDDEMNDRITRHKADREADSLDWITVETPLNLVETLSEYARKDRVLMVDCLTLWLTNHLMLEDSPTVFTDCDRKWNAEKQALLSALTELPGEIYLVSNEVGCGIVPLGEINRRFVDEAGWLHQDIAAIADTVTKVTAGLPMRLKG
- a CDS encoding ATP-binding protein is translated as MISATSLLLIILAYVGFLYMIAAWAEAGSELAQKITTSAAVYALSLAIYCTSWTFFGSVGIATRSSILMLTIYLGPTLLMIVIWPLMQRILLIKQIYRVTSIADFLSARYNRSVSLAGLAALVAMIGIVPYLALQLKAINTSIDLLLAVQVGTKLTIAWLVWLGVALFTIVFGIRHLDPTERHPGMMLALAVEGVVKLAAMLTVGVFVCFVMFDSPLDIFAQLEQKMPEAAANMSSKPAFVTWFSYLILAGTAFMLLPRQFHVMVVENPDPNHVKKVQWWLPVYLILMTLFVTPIAAAGLLLLGPETADSYMLSIPMLAGQELLTIFVFIGGFSASMAMLMVSGMTLSTMFSNHLVLPLIQWFRPDSRLKKYLLQSRWLAVFIVLGAGQMFYLYLGESYMLVNMGMISFCAVLQFLPLVIAGLYWPQVTTKGAFSGLCAGFGIWAYCLLLPAIMKSGWINADILLTGPFGIGWLHPEHLLGTEMHKISHGAFWSMAANISALVLGSLYSKMSGEEKRYNAEFMDVMAERVAEDEAIMDTLPRNIELDPKLKLLKGIFSQYLTPEYAEMKLAACLIEAELNEASLINVQELANLERTTERQLSGITGAAVAHMVVTQSNLYSEQEIRTLERYYGQLLAQLKISPAQLRQQLNYSKEKELLAKRYSEQMQGIVDDRTRELQETLDKLKSAQAHLVETEKQASLGKMVAGIAHEINTPIGVCVTAASHLHDEVVGLKKMFAAGELSEEEFQGFMLTCTESMDIILKNNARASKLIQSFKRVAVDQSSEQVREFGLKEYLGEILMSLRPTLKKEPHKIQVICPDKLICNTYPGVISQVVTNLIMNSLLHAFKPEQVGKVTIEVTGSEGNILMNYSDDGVGLDEDGEKNLFDPFYTTKRNQGGSGLGTHLVYNLVTQKLKGEVDVETSPGKGLCYHIRFPQNIES
- a CDS encoding cobyric acid synthase — protein: MNSNNTIDSKMGSARVLMVQGTTSDAGKSTLVAGLCRLFARKGRRVAPFKPQNMALNSAVTADGGEIGRAQALQAVACGLPLHTDFNPILLKPSSDTGAQVIVQGQALDQMEAKTFFGLHKGQGDGSGGEYLPGYRVKAMSAVLDSFSRLTHAYELVMVEGAGSPAEINLREGDIANMGFAEAVDCPVIIIADIDKGGVFAHLVGTLALLSDTEQARVKGFVINRFRGDIALLQSGLDWLETYTNKPVLGVLPYLHDLHLDAEDALTPAPNKSTQTRLKVLVLVFPRISNHTDFDPLRLNPHVEFNYVSLQIQAESQSEFGVLPPADLIIVPGSKNVRADLEFLRNQGWDIGIKKHLRYGGKLLGICGGYQMLGLLIDDPSGVEGEPGESEGLGLLSLVTELKPQKVLRQVTGKLSLLGELTEVKGYEIHCGQSLLLKTQAEGQLQPLSLSPVESKVEGASAAGSFSDGLLSEDSQVLGTYLHGLFDSPDACALLLKWAGMSDAEPVDIDAIRDQQLNRFADQLEKDLDMDKLELILRTTT
- a CDS encoding FecCD family ABC transporter permease; translation: MKTGEVDLVKHELFAHKWILFSLSLLSLLSLMFAASFGAANISFMDTLDVVLHQLFGIGDVASITQRIVMELRFPRVILAFIAGAGLSIAGSVLQTVTRNPLADPYLFGISSGASFGAVIVLTLFTGSGLLAGSGLFEQFSWMTLPLGAFMGAGLSVAMVLALCGRHMSSQIERMLLSGVAISFMFGALTSLLLYFSDPQAAASVLFWSLGSFSKASWSGLIAPFVIVTGCTGIILLFKRQIMAMRAGDETAHTLGINVSRLRLQMLLLCSIITAILVANCGGIGFVGLMVPHTVRMLFPGHFPLITTALVGGVFMVWVDVLARTMLSHQELPVGIITAVIGSIFFLGILSRRK